In Nonomuraea muscovyensis, one genomic interval encodes:
- a CDS encoding glycine cleavage system protein R, with amino-acid sequence MGLSAVTVLGVDRPGVIAAVTGSLAGCGANIQDSTMTLLGGHVAMMLLVSGDLSPEDLRRRVSASDLVVTASAVEARRHFGARSTGLPNGRGHVLTVHGPDRPGIISAISAELAAVGGHITGMSTRLTGRLYVLIADVELPEEVDVADLAGRLAAVGSGLDSEITLRRVESHVL; translated from the coding sequence GTGGGGCTCTCAGCGGTGACCGTGCTCGGCGTCGACAGGCCCGGCGTCATCGCCGCGGTCACCGGTTCGCTCGCCGGGTGCGGGGCGAACATCCAGGACTCGACGATGACCCTGCTCGGCGGGCACGTCGCGATGATGTTACTCGTGTCGGGCGACCTGAGCCCGGAGGATCTGCGAAGGCGGGTCAGCGCCTCCGACCTGGTGGTGACCGCCTCGGCCGTGGAGGCCCGGCGGCACTTCGGCGCCCGGTCCACCGGCCTGCCGAACGGGCGCGGCCACGTGCTGACCGTCCACGGCCCCGACCGGCCGGGCATCATCTCCGCCATCAGCGCCGAGCTCGCCGCGGTCGGCGGCCACATCACCGGCATGAGCACCCGGCTGACCGGCCGACTGTACGTGCTGATCGCCGACGTGGAGCTGCCGGAGGAGGTCGACGTGGCGGACCTGGCGGGCCGGCTCGCCGCGGTGGGCTCCGGTCTTGACAGCGAAATCACTTTGCGTCGTGTGGAATCTCACGTCCTGTGA